The following are encoded in a window of Maridesulfovibrio ferrireducens genomic DNA:
- the truA gene encoding tRNA pseudouridine(38-40) synthase TruA — MKRIKITIAYDGTKFCGWQIQPGVRTVQNELEKAISRITGAPVRVYGSGRTDSGVHALGQVVHFTLPESRAEVPWQRALNAIMPDDVTVLDVAYVDESFHAQFSSIRKTYVYTLWLENKFLFPCRRNYVWGCGPLDIDALDTAMKYFLGEHDFASFQNVGTPVKNTIRTILEFVRLPGENEHEIKLQVCGTGFLKQMVRNMVGCLVDIGRGKAEPGFVRSVLEAKDRTLAPATAPPQGLCLSHVYYGEPKSGGPESGRNESRIDGTD; from the coding sequence TTGAAAAGAATCAAAATAACTATTGCTTACGATGGTACTAAGTTTTGCGGCTGGCAAATTCAGCCGGGAGTACGGACTGTTCAAAATGAGCTTGAGAAAGCCATTTCGCGGATAACCGGTGCTCCTGTACGAGTCTACGGATCAGGTCGCACTGACAGCGGTGTTCATGCTCTGGGGCAGGTCGTTCATTTTACGTTGCCTGAAAGCAGGGCTGAAGTCCCGTGGCAGCGGGCTTTGAATGCTATTATGCCGGACGACGTGACAGTCCTTGATGTGGCTTATGTCGATGAATCTTTTCACGCTCAGTTCAGTTCAATTCGTAAAACATATGTTTATACTCTTTGGCTGGAAAATAAATTTTTGTTCCCATGTCGTCGAAATTATGTGTGGGGATGCGGTCCGCTTGATATTGATGCTCTTGATACAGCCATGAAATATTTTCTTGGTGAACACGATTTTGCTTCTTTTCAGAATGTCGGAACTCCGGTGAAGAATACGATCAGAACCATTCTTGAATTTGTCCGCCTTCCCGGTGAAAACGAGCATGAAATTAAGTTGCAGGTGTGCGGGACAGGCTTTTTAAAACAGATGGTGCGCAACATGGTGGGCTGCCTCGTGGATATAGGCCGGGGTAAAGCTGAGCCGGGTTTTGTCCGATCAGTGTTAGAGGCGAAAGATAGAACTTTAGCACCGGCCACAGCTCCTCCGCAGGGGTTGTGTCTTTCTCACGTGTATTACGGGGAGCCGAAGAGTGGCGGACCTGAATCTGGACGGAACGAATCTCGTATTGACGGGACAGACTGA
- a CDS encoding FapA family protein, with translation MADQESTIRGSELRSSSATEEEESRDAQLEFSITADKMAAFISSYTPAQGNGAPLSIEVMEKELEKAGYKGQLDPDGARFALQRANEGKSILNVALVRGAYPQEPEDGTIIGDADFSLPVLPGMIFGTLVPPVKASKGANLLGEEIPTKKTTTPENITVAAGGGCSHDKEINALVSDTYGLVQIIDNQIYVESLIHVSADAMQVRATLFPRDCFGATITLQRIEPALQAIGISRPLLLVAGESALKTARETGIAQESVIAKGTEPIAGKNGWFEYEREETKSIGTSLDNDRIDFKERGTHPMVNPEDIIGKIHPPVEGKAGEDVYGRLTPPPGGQPFEIKPGAHVAPMPDGITYKALATGMVHLEKGELSVIDVLVTQGDVDYSTGNIRLEKGSVHVTGSIREGFVVEVPGHILVKESIEGAEVNAGGDIDVSGGIIMAGKGHLKAGNNITAQFAANARIDCGDGLTIAHELSNCLVRCKGPITATAGKGVILGGAIASATGIEANELGSDIGVQTVLSIISRAPVNKEMVKEREDLRDRLMKINTAIGQSSDEDILAQTPSDKIQQMEKILLLRAQIKRKLKDVRNKLSHDLADYYQSLERLSIRAKRAVHPGVQIKIGGKALTVTQPMNRVKFYFDSTTRTIAAVNL, from the coding sequence ATGGCTGACCAAGAATCCACTATAAGAGGTTCTGAACTACGCTCTTCCTCCGCAACAGAGGAAGAAGAAAGCCGTGATGCTCAGCTAGAATTCAGTATTACCGCCGACAAAATGGCGGCTTTCATCTCAAGCTATACCCCCGCGCAGGGCAACGGCGCACCTCTTTCTATCGAAGTAATGGAAAAAGAACTTGAAAAGGCTGGCTATAAAGGGCAGCTGGACCCCGACGGCGCAAGGTTCGCGCTGCAAAGAGCAAATGAAGGAAAATCCATTCTGAATGTTGCACTTGTTCGCGGAGCATATCCGCAAGAACCTGAAGACGGAACTATTATAGGTGATGCCGATTTCAGTCTTCCTGTTTTGCCCGGTATGATTTTCGGAACACTGGTCCCTCCCGTCAAAGCTTCAAAAGGTGCCAATCTTCTTGGCGAAGAAATTCCCACAAAAAAAACCACCACTCCCGAAAATATTACAGTTGCTGCTGGTGGAGGCTGCTCTCACGACAAAGAAATAAATGCTCTTGTTTCGGATACGTATGGATTAGTGCAGATAATAGACAATCAAATTTATGTTGAGTCTCTTATTCACGTTTCAGCAGATGCAATGCAGGTCAGAGCAACACTTTTTCCACGTGACTGCTTCGGCGCAACCATTACATTGCAACGCATAGAACCCGCTTTGCAAGCCATCGGAATTTCACGCCCGCTTCTACTGGTGGCAGGAGAATCTGCACTTAAAACAGCCAGAGAAACCGGAATTGCGCAAGAGTCCGTTATTGCAAAAGGAACTGAACCGATTGCAGGCAAAAACGGCTGGTTTGAATATGAAAGAGAAGAAACCAAGTCTATCGGCACATCACTTGATAATGATCGTATAGATTTCAAAGAAAGGGGCACACACCCTATGGTGAACCCCGAAGATATCATAGGCAAAATTCATCCTCCTGTAGAAGGCAAGGCGGGTGAAGATGTATACGGAAGACTGACGCCTCCTCCAGGCGGCCAGCCTTTCGAAATTAAACCGGGCGCGCACGTTGCTCCCATGCCTGACGGAATAACCTACAAGGCCTTAGCCACCGGCATGGTTCATCTGGAAAAGGGAGAACTCTCTGTAATAGATGTTCTTGTCACACAGGGAGACGTAGACTACTCCACCGGAAATATCAGACTCGAAAAAGGCTCCGTGCATGTTACGGGATCAATCCGGGAAGGATTTGTCGTAGAGGTCCCCGGACATATTCTCGTCAAAGAATCTATTGAAGGAGCGGAAGTCAACGCCGGCGGAGATATCGACGTTAGCGGCGGCATCATCATGGCCGGAAAAGGACATCTGAAAGCTGGTAATAACATAACAGCCCAATTCGCAGCCAATGCCCGCATTGATTGCGGAGACGGACTCACTATAGCTCATGAACTCAGTAATTGCCTTGTCCGTTGCAAAGGACCTATCACGGCTACAGCGGGTAAAGGCGTTATTCTGGGGGGGGCCATTGCTTCTGCTACGGGCATAGAAGCCAACGAACTCGGCTCTGACATTGGTGTTCAGACAGTTTTAAGTATAATATCAAGGGCGCCTGTTAACAAAGAAATGGTTAAAGAGAGAGAAGATCTTCGAGACAGATTAATGAAGATCAACACTGCAATCGGGCAGAGTTCCGACGAAGATATTCTAGCGCAAACTCCATCAGATAAAATTCAGCAAATGGAAAAAATTCTTCTTCTACGCGCCCAGATCAAACGTAAACTGAAAGATGTCCGCAACAAACTGTCTCACGATCTTGCAGATTATTATCAATCACTGGAACGATTATCTATCAGAGCCAAAAGGGCTGTTCATCCGGGCGTGCAAATAAAAATCGGGGGCAAAGCCCTTACAGTTACCCAGCCCATGAACAGAGTTAAATTCTATTTTGATTCAACGACCAGAACGATTGCTGCTGTAAACCTTTAA
- a CDS encoding BPL-N domain-containing protein encodes MSSIYILWDDSHIWGLLIHRALKAWNIDYQLVRAHQIAQGLLSSKPPKALIVPGGWAKGKAGRLGGPGILAVQRYVSEGGNYLGFCGGAGLGLSGAGGLCLTCWERKGFENRLHHFLSGHIHLSLNQDHPLVPDSLGKEALVPVWWPGQFSPQGKSPTTALGRYGEPGPDFWVADLCVGSLPEGTLSDWENLYGISLMPKFLQDRPAVVSGEFGKGRFILSYPHLETPASPQANTWLSHILDQMQNDPHTKRPPVPAWELADTPVLWNDPALSAVRKSMETIIATGQGHFLLFWRNPWLLGWRRGIPGAALNSLYALLCEVTSLEPNDEALQMWSSCKDAFLRDMEIFKKGVTGYLLAERFAMTMRSLEPDTVFPKGLQEQRNALFGPPPGAGGMYAKLLSTLEEIVWVIHKD; translated from the coding sequence ATGTCAAGTATCTATATACTATGGGACGACTCCCACATCTGGGGACTTCTGATCCACCGGGCACTGAAAGCATGGAACATAGACTATCAATTAGTACGTGCGCATCAAATAGCGCAGGGACTGCTTTCAAGCAAGCCCCCAAAGGCTCTCATCGTTCCGGGCGGCTGGGCAAAAGGCAAAGCCGGTAGACTCGGCGGACCCGGGATACTTGCTGTTCAGCGCTATGTAAGCGAAGGCGGAAACTACCTAGGCTTCTGCGGAGGCGCGGGCCTCGGCCTTTCCGGTGCAGGCGGACTGTGTCTCACCTGCTGGGAACGCAAAGGATTTGAAAATAGACTTCATCATTTTTTAAGCGGACATATACATTTAAGCTTAAATCAAGACCACCCGCTTGTTCCAGACTCCCTCGGTAAAGAAGCTCTTGTTCCTGTATGGTGGCCCGGACAATTTTCGCCGCAGGGGAAAAGCCCCACAACTGCGCTCGGAAGATACGGAGAACCCGGCCCGGACTTCTGGGTGGCGGATCTTTGCGTCGGTTCACTGCCTGAAGGAACTCTCAGCGACTGGGAGAATCTTTACGGGATCAGCTTAATGCCGAAGTTTTTACAAGACCGGCCCGCAGTTGTTTCCGGAGAATTCGGTAAAGGCAGATTTATTCTCAGCTATCCCCACCTTGAAACACCGGCATCCCCGCAAGCCAACACATGGCTGTCTCATATACTGGATCAGATGCAAAATGATCCTCACACCAAAAGACCTCCGGTTCCAGCATGGGAACTGGCTGACACTCCAGTATTATGGAACGACCCGGCACTGTCCGCCGTACGCAAATCAATGGAAACAATCATCGCTACCGGACAAGGTCATTTTCTACTCTTCTGGCGTAATCCATGGCTATTGGGATGGCGCAGAGGTATCCCGGGAGCAGCTTTAAACAGCCTTTACGCCCTGCTTTGCGAAGTCACGTCACTTGAACCCAACGATGAAGCCCTGCAAATGTGGTCTTCCTGTAAAGATGCTTTTTTAAGAGACATGGAAATCTTTAAGAAAGGAGTTACAGGATATCTGCTAGCCGAAAGATTTGCGATGACCATGCGCAGTCTTGAACCGGATACGGTGTTCCCGAAGGGGCTGCAAGAGCAACGTAATGCTCTCTTCGGCCCTCCTCCCGGCGCAGGAGGAATGTATGCAAAACTGCTCTCCACACTGGAAGAGATTGTCTGGGTTATTCATAAAGACTAA
- a CDS encoding valine--tRNA ligase, producing MAESNLPKGYEPWDVEKKWLDHWEENKTFTPDPEADGDPFSIVIPPPNVTGVLHMGHALNLTLQDILCRYQRQQGKNVLWVPGTDHAGIATQNVVERQLKTEGLTRDDLGREKFIERVWDWKEEKGGHILKQIRRMGASVDWSRECFTFDEQRAKAVREVFVKLFEEGLIYKGNYIINWCNRCHTALADDEVEHSPKPGHFYNVRYKLSDGSGELIVATTRPETMLGDTAICVNPEDERFNHLIGKTAILPLVGRELPIIGDTYVDMEFGTGALKVTPAHDMNDWELGRKHNLEVIAIFDDAGNVNENAPEKYQGLYKDEARKVIVADLEAEGSLISIEDHEHSVGECYRCKSVIEPHVSEQWFVSMKPLAEKARAAVPNDTQIFPPNWEKVYYDWLDNIRDWCISRQIWWGHRIPAWTCEECGELIVTLTDPDKCTKCGSSKITQEDDVLDTWFSSALWPFSTMGWPDNTPELAKYYPTSVLITGFDILFFWVARMMMMGIHFQDQVPFKHVYIHALVRDENGKKMSKSTGNVIDPLEMSDKYGTDALRFTLTAFAAMGRDIKLSESRIEGYRHFVNKIWNSARFALMNFDGKKPEASIDDAQGLANKWILHRLEEVKDSMREGIEGYRFNEVAQTMYRFIWNEFCDWYLEMIKPDLYSDDESRKAPTLKVLWTVLSETMVLLHPVMPFVTQEIWSVLPGIENEDIATVLYPETRDHCRSKDAVVQMELFQGIVSGVRNIRTELLIAPSKKLEMIMRTSSDEALSLINDNAELVKFLARLETVEAGPDMRGPEASGTAVVQGNEIFIPLAGAVDFESELARLDKEFAKLDKDLIVIEKKLSNDAFVNNAPAAVVAQERERLAEIDDKKQKLTELKDRLVSVMK from the coding sequence ATGGCTGAATCTAACCTGCCTAAAGGTTATGAACCTTGGGATGTTGAAAAAAAATGGCTTGATCACTGGGAAGAAAATAAAACATTTACTCCTGATCCCGAAGCTGACGGTGATCCTTTTTCTATAGTTATTCCTCCGCCGAACGTAACAGGCGTTTTGCATATGGGGCATGCTCTCAATCTGACTTTGCAGGATATTCTTTGCCGTTATCAGAGACAGCAGGGTAAAAATGTTCTGTGGGTTCCAGGCACTGACCATGCTGGTATTGCCACTCAGAATGTTGTTGAGCGTCAGCTTAAGACTGAAGGTCTGACACGTGATGACCTCGGCCGTGAAAAATTTATTGAACGGGTCTGGGACTGGAAAGAAGAGAAGGGTGGACACATCCTCAAACAGATTCGCCGTATGGGCGCTTCTGTTGACTGGAGCCGTGAATGTTTCACCTTTGATGAACAGCGCGCTAAAGCCGTCCGTGAAGTTTTTGTTAAGCTTTTTGAAGAAGGGCTGATCTACAAAGGTAATTACATCATTAACTGGTGTAACCGTTGCCACACTGCTCTTGCTGATGACGAAGTTGAACATTCACCGAAGCCGGGTCACTTTTATAATGTCCGTTACAAACTTTCTGACGGTTCCGGTGAGTTGATCGTTGCGACAACCCGTCCTGAAACAATGCTCGGCGATACCGCTATCTGCGTTAACCCCGAAGATGAACGTTTCAACCACTTGATCGGTAAGACTGCAATACTTCCGCTTGTAGGCCGCGAACTTCCTATTATCGGCGATACATATGTTGATATGGAATTCGGAACAGGCGCACTGAAAGTCACCCCTGCTCATGACATGAATGACTGGGAACTTGGGCGTAAACATAATCTTGAAGTTATCGCTATATTTGATGATGCAGGAAATGTTAACGAGAACGCTCCTGAAAAATATCAGGGACTCTACAAAGACGAAGCCCGCAAAGTAATTGTTGCGGACCTCGAAGCTGAAGGTTCTCTTATTTCTATTGAAGATCATGAACATTCTGTCGGTGAATGTTACCGTTGTAAGTCTGTGATTGAGCCTCATGTTTCAGAGCAGTGGTTTGTTTCCATGAAACCTCTGGCTGAAAAAGCTCGCGCAGCCGTTCCGAATGATACTCAGATTTTCCCTCCCAACTGGGAAAAAGTTTATTATGACTGGCTCGACAATATCCGCGACTGGTGTATTTCCCGTCAGATCTGGTGGGGACATCGTATTCCGGCGTGGACTTGTGAAGAGTGCGGCGAACTGATCGTTACTTTGACCGATCCAGATAAATGTACCAAATGCGGAAGTTCCAAGATTACTCAGGAAGACGATGTTCTTGATACATGGTTTTCTTCTGCACTCTGGCCTTTTTCCACTATGGGATGGCCTGATAATACTCCCGAACTCGCTAAATATTATCCCACATCCGTGCTGATCACAGGATTTGATATTCTGTTCTTCTGGGTTGCACGCATGATGATGATGGGAATTCATTTTCAGGATCAGGTTCCTTTCAAGCATGTTTACATTCATGCTCTTGTCCGTGATGAAAACGGCAAGAAAATGAGTAAATCCACCGGTAACGTAATTGATCCGCTTGAAATGAGTGATAAATACGGAACGGATGCTTTGCGCTTTACCCTGACAGCTTTTGCAGCCATGGGCCGCGATATCAAGCTTTCAGAATCAAGAATTGAAGGGTACCGTCATTTTGTAAATAAAATTTGGAACTCAGCCCGTTTTGCGCTGATGAACTTTGACGGCAAGAAACCCGAAGCCTCTATTGATGATGCGCAGGGACTTGCTAATAAATGGATTCTGCACCGTCTGGAAGAAGTTAAAGACTCCATGCGTGAAGGAATCGAAGGATATCGTTTCAATGAAGTTGCTCAGACCATGTACAGATTTATCTGGAACGAGTTCTGCGACTGGTATCTTGAAATGATCAAACCTGACCTTTACAGCGATGATGAATCCCGCAAAGCCCCGACTCTGAAAGTTCTGTGGACAGTTCTTTCCGAGACAATGGTTCTGTTGCATCCCGTCATGCCGTTTGTAACGCAGGAAATCTGGTCTGTTCTTCCCGGTATTGAAAATGAAGACATTGCAACCGTTCTTTATCCTGAAACAAGAGATCATTGCCGCAGTAAAGATGCTGTTGTGCAGATGGAACTTTTTCAGGGCATAGTTTCGGGTGTTCGTAATATCCGCACAGAGCTTTTGATCGCACCTTCCAAGAAACTGGAAATGATCATGCGTACAAGCTCTGATGAAGCTTTGAGCCTTATTAATGATAACGCTGAGCTTGTAAAATTCCTTGCCCGTCTGGAGACCGTTGAAGCCGGACCGGATATGCGCGGACCTGAAGCTTCCGGCACCGCAGTTGTTCAGGGTAATGAAATATTTATCCCTCTCGCCGGTGCTGTCGACTTCGAATCCGAGCTTGCAAGACTGGATAAAGAGTTTGCCAAGCTGGACAAAGATTTGATTGTGATAGAAAAGAAGCTTTCAAATGATGCTTTTGTAAACAACGCTCCGGCTGCGGTTGTAGCGCAGGAACGTGAAAGACTTGCTGAAATTGATGATAAGAAGCAAAAGCTTACCGAGCTGAAAGACAGACTCGTAAGTGTAATGAAATAG
- the fliJ gene encoding flagellar export protein FliJ translates to MAKPYVFKLEKVLDFRKQIEEQARLALAEAHKLHTEQKKVVFEIEEKKINHQKKEYEKLSADNLWLWRQYDDALTKDLYSAQNRFKQLALNLQKCRTEAVQKSKDRKLLEKLKENQAKKYYEEENLKEQKEYDEMATLRFKSKTF, encoded by the coding sequence ATGTTTTTAAGCTTGAAAAAGTTCTCGATTTTAGAAAGCAAATCGAGGAACAGGCTCGTTTGGCTTTAGCCGAAGCTCATAAACTGCACACCGAACAAAAAAAAGTCGTCTTCGAAATCGAAGAAAAAAAGATAAATCATCAGAAAAAAGAATACGAGAAGCTCTCCGCAGATAATTTGTGGCTGTGGCGGCAGTATGATGATGCTTTGACTAAAGATCTGTATTCGGCACAAAATCGTTTTAAGCAATTGGCCCTTAACTTGCAAAAATGCCGTACAGAAGCTGTTCAAAAGTCAAAAGACCGTAAGTTGCTGGAAAAACTCAAAGAGAATCAGGCGAAAAAATACTATGAAGAAGAAAATCTTAAAGAGCAGAAAGAGTATGACGAAATGGCAACGCTTCGGTTCAAGTCTAAGACTTTCTAA
- a CDS encoding MotE family protein: MTKWQRFGSSLRLSKILVCLVLLAFLKLSLIGALGFDLETPAKNVVEAVIESSVVRDAVSAPEAIAAEAKDKPAAESASKVDKRPERMPEADWKALKSKEDELARKERSLRTLEKNLDKKLAELNSLETRLKKMLADADVLKDQKIKHLVGVYTAMKPKSAALVIESLDTRLAVKILSGMRGRNAGEILGFVAPKKAATLSEELTKLQVPLGN, encoded by the coding sequence ATGACGAAATGGCAACGCTTCGGTTCAAGTCTAAGACTTTCTAAGATTCTTGTATGCTTGGTTTTATTAGCTTTTTTAAAGCTTTCTCTTATAGGTGCTTTAGGTTTTGATTTGGAAACTCCCGCTAAAAATGTGGTTGAAGCCGTAATTGAAAGCAGTGTGGTGCGTGACGCAGTTTCTGCCCCGGAAGCCATTGCTGCAGAGGCTAAAGACAAGCCTGCTGCTGAATCGGCTTCCAAAGTGGATAAACGTCCTGAAAGGATGCCGGAAGCCGACTGGAAGGCTCTTAAGAGCAAAGAGGACGAGTTGGCTCGTAAAGAGAGATCTCTTCGTACTCTTGAAAAGAATTTAGATAAAAAACTTGCTGAACTTAACAGTCTTGAAACTCGTCTTAAGAAAATGCTTGCTGATGCTGATGTTCTCAAAGATCAGAAGATTAAACATCTGGTCGGTGTATATACAGCTATGAAGCCTAAAAGTGCGGCTCTGGTTATTGAATCACTGGATACACGCTTGGCTGTCAAGATTTTGTCTGGCATGCGGGGACGTAATGCCGGTGAAATCCTCGGATTTGTTGCACCGAAGAAAGCTGCGACTCTTTCCGAAGAGTTGACCAAGCTTCAGGTTCCTCTTGGAAATTAG